In a genomic window of Cytobacillus sp. FSL H8-0458:
- a CDS encoding recombinase family protein produces MGENFGYIRVSTKDQNLDRQFEALKPYVTNPDYLYQDKASGKDMERIGFKNMLKALRKGDTLYIKSIDRLGRNKQQIKDYLELFKKKGIRVKMIDLPTTMQDMPENQEWVIDMINNIIIEVYTSIAQQERETLLQRQSEGISAAKAKGKHLGRPVMELPKDWTKYYKQWKDGKIKAVEFMDLVDMKKATFYKKVKEYENSL; encoded by the coding sequence ATGGGTGAAAACTTTGGTTATATTCGCGTAAGTACTAAGGATCAAAACTTAGATAGACAATTTGAAGCTTTAAAACCTTATGTAACTAATCCTGATTATTTGTACCAAGATAAAGCCAGTGGTAAGGATATGGAACGAATAGGCTTTAAGAATATGCTTAAGGCATTGAGAAAAGGCGATACCCTATATATTAAATCAATAGACCGCCTTGGACGTAATAAACAACAAATAAAGGATTATTTAGAACTGTTTAAAAAGAAGGGTATTAGAGTGAAAATGATCGACTTACCAACAACAATGCAGGATATGCCAGAGAATCAAGAATGGGTTATAGACATGATCAATAATATTATTATTGAAGTTTATACATCCATTGCCCAGCAAGAAAGGGAAACCTTACTACAAAGACAATCTGAAGGTATTTCGGCTGCTAAAGCTAAAGGAAAGCATTTGGGTAGACCTGTAATGGAATTACCTAAAGATTGGACTAAATATTATAAGCAATGGAAAGACGGTAAAATCAAAGCAGTTGAATTTATGGATTTAGTAGACATGAAAAAGGCTACATTTTATAAAAAGGTAAAAGAATATGAGAATTCATTGTAA
- a CDS encoding phBC6A51 family helix-turn-helix protein: MSNITTDDTQIGTKLGLNGKQIEVAQILADPSETRTIKAICEDIELPRRTFYNWVGKKEFVEFVNSLIDKYTDAELAGVWGALARKARTGDTHAMKLFFELKGKYKEVKEINHNIDNLTDEDREQRIKELMNKVSDQ, encoded by the coding sequence GTGAGTAATATTACTACAGATGACACGCAGATAGGCACAAAACTTGGGTTAAATGGTAAGCAGATAGAAGTGGCTCAAATCCTTGCTGATCCTAGTGAAACTCGTACTATCAAAGCAATCTGTGAAGATATAGAATTGCCAAGAAGGACTTTTTATAACTGGGTTGGGAAGAAAGAATTTGTAGAATTTGTTAATTCATTAATTGATAAATATACTGATGCTGAACTAGCTGGAGTATGGGGAGCATTAGCAAGGAAAGCCCGTACTGGTGATACTCATGCAATGAAACTGTTTTTCGAATTAAAAGGTAAGTACAAAGAGGTTAAGGAAATTAACCATAATATTGATAATTTAACAGATGAAGATAGAGAACAGCGCATTAAAGAACTAATGAATAAAGTATCTGATCAATAA